One window of Trifolium pratense cultivar HEN17-A07 linkage group LG5, ARS_RC_1.1, whole genome shotgun sequence genomic DNA carries:
- the LOC123885057 gene encoding protein FORGETTER 1-like: MSTSPPNPTLPRKCSDCKKTFILPTSCVVCPLCLQDDNFMAMTETEFLNQPLKEVEDHKDDSSDTTLFTKYRGAKLYRKPRHPGRIIETAFLSGVKLPRGTYVPNILHNSSLSGIQLEAAVHICQRHTQKIGNGATAGFLLGDGTGVGKGRTIAGVIRENWSHGRKKSLWISSNSILNLDVRRDLDDVGASSISVHPLNTLSYDELGITEGVIFLTYSCLIASNKNDVTRMGQLLKWCGTGFDGLIIFDESQKGKNSNPKKGKPTKAAEAVCNIQIKLPNARVVYSSATGASEPRDMGYMVRLGLWGDGTCFPDFGAFIDNIEKGDVGALELVAMDMKARGMYISRTLSYEGADVAIVVAVLNDKMIDMYKKAAEFWAFLLEALKVSIEHLPNTVKASSSLWGQYWASHQNFFRHMSTSLKVSTAVNLSLLAIDKYECVVIGLQSTGEARLSEAFAKDKAVSEDKAVSEDFEKSVAPTRAILLKFVEEYYPEVEHPAAAMKGKREILEMIRNLDLPENPLDELIHELGGPEKVAEITGRKARLVRDTSENVIYKKRIEKGETVEMVNMKERENFMDGRKLVAIVSDAGSTGVSLQAHTSAPNNKRRVHLTLELPWSADRVIQQLGRTHRSSQASVPSYRILITNLGGERRFVSTIAKRLQSLGALTQGDRRVGPSLSAYNYDSIYGTQALKHLYTVIMTKDGLLPVLPPGCVSEPKCNTVKHFTTQAKTALASVGISEDILHGADDNYDIGHFLNRILGIAPLTQNRLFDFFVDILNHLIREDRDKGILGTGIVDLKAIARDSKKKIYVDLPSAASSYLYTFTLDGRVSWEAAKSMRVRNQKLGVGGGFRRSKKKHDGKRRVILVLVSLASGYKIVCPTSGNCSDISLENYLEVDESLGKVKPLWEHEYNAASSCEQASSSTVKVNVLAGVILPLWTAIEKAVQVEQNQKRLCIVRCNNKKFAGLLLPNAAIAETVLKDYPP; this comes from the exons CCTCTTAAGGAGGTCGAGGACCATAAAGACGACAGTTCAGAcacaacattattcacaaaaTAC AGAGGTGCCAAATTATACCGCAAACCTCGACACCCCGGACGCATCATTGAAACAGCATTTCTGAGTGGTGTTAAACTACCACGGGGCACTTATGTACCAAACATACTCCACAATTCTTCTTTGTCGGGCATACAATTAGAAGCTGCAGTTCACATCTGTCAG AGACACACACAGAAAATCGGTAATGGTGCGACTGCTGGCTTTCTACTTGGAGATGGAACTGGAGTTGGTAAAGGAAGAACAATTGCTGGCGTAATCCGTGAAAACTGGTCTCATGGAAGGAAGAAGTCACT GTGGATTTCCAGTAATTCCATTCTGAATTTGGATGTCCGAAGAGATTTGGATGACGTTGGTGCTAGCTCCATTAGTG TGCATCCTTTGAACACACTGTCTTACGATGAGCTTGGCATTACCGAGGGAGTCATTTTCCTGACATACAGTTGCCTGATAGCATCTAATAAAAACGATGTTACCCGTATGGGACAGCTCCTGAAGTGGTGTGGAACTGGGTTTGACGGCCTTATCATTTTTGATGAG tctcaaaaaggaaaaaattcgAATCCCAAAAAGGGTAAGCCCACCAAAGCCGCTGAAGCAGTATGTAATATCCAG ATTAAACTACCTAATGCCCGGGTCGTTTACTCTTCGGCTACGGGTGCTTCTGAACCTCGCGATATGGGTTACATGGTTCGACTTGGCCTTTGGGGAGATGGAACATGTTTCCCTGATTTTGGTGCATTTATAG ATAATATTGAAAAAGGGGACGTTGGAGCTCTAGAGCTAGTTGCAATGGACATGAAAGCAAG GGGCATGTATATAAGTCGTACGCTTAGCTACGAGGGTGCTGATGTTGCAATTGTTGTAGCAGTTCTAAATGATAAGATGATA GATATGTACAAAAAAGCCGCAGAATTTTGGGCGTTTTTGCTTGAGGCCTTGAAGGTTTCCATTGAGCACCTACCCAACACAGTTAAAGCTAGTAGTAGTTTATGGGGACAATATTGGGCAAGTCATCAG AACTTCTTCAGACACATGTCTACGTCGTTGAAAGTATCAACTGCAGTGAACCTGTCGCTTCTTGCGATAGACAAATATGAATGTGTAGTCATAGGTCTACAGAGTACGGGTGAAGCAAGGTTGAGTGAAGCGTTTGCTAAAGATAAAGCTGTTTCAGAAGATAAAGCTGTTTCAGAG GATTTCGAAAAGTCTGTTGCTCCAACTCGGgcaattttgttaaaatttgtTGAAGAATATTACCCTGAAGTTGAACATCCCGCCGCAG CAATGAAGGGAAAGAGAGAAATATTAGAGATGATTCGTAATTTGGATCTTCCAGAGAATCCCTTGGATGAACTTATTCACGAG TTAGGAGGCCCTGAAAAAGTTGCAGAAATTACAGGAAGGAAGGCAAGGCTTGTGAGGGACACTAGTGAAAATGTGATTTATAAGAAGCGAAT AGAAAAAGGTGAAACTGTCGAGATGGTCAAcatgaaagagagagagaactTCATGGACGGTAGGAAGTTAGTGGCAATTGTATCTGATGCAGGATCAACTGGAGTTTCGTTGCAGGCACACACCAGTGCACCGAATAAC aaaagaagggTTCATTTAACTCTAGAACTTCCATGGAGTGCGGATCGAGTAATTCAGCAGCTTGGAAGAACTCATAGATCAAGTCAAGCGTCAGTACCATCATATAG AATACTGATTACAAATCTGGGTGGAGAACGCCGGTTTGTATCAACTATTGCTAAGAGATTACAATCCCTTGGAGCTTTGACACAAGGGGATCGTAG GGTTGGACCTTCATTAAGTGCATACAACTATGATAGCATTTATGGGACACAGGCTCTGAAGCATTTGTACACAGTAATAATGACAAAG GATGGTCTTCTTCCCGTGTTACCTCCAGGATGCGTATCTGAACCAAAATGCAATACAGTTAAGCATTTCACGACACAAGCAAAAACTGCTCTTGCTTCTGTTGGAATTTCTGAAGACATCCTCCATG GCGCTGATGATAACTACGATATTGGACATTTTCTCAACCGGATTTTGGGAATAGCTCCTTTGACTCAGAATAG GCTATTTGATTTCTTTGTGGATATCTTGaatcatcttattcgagaagACCGCGATAAAGGTATCCTTGGCACAGGCATTGTTGACTTGAAAGCGATTGCCCGGGACAGCAAAAAG AAAATATATGTTGATCTACCGTCTGCGGCTTCGAGTTATCTGTACACATTCACATTGGATGGAAGAGTTTCATGGGAG GCTGCAAAGTCCATGAGGGTTAGGAATCAGAAGCTTGGAGTTGGTGGTGGCTTCCGCAGGTCCAAGAAGAAGCATGATGGAAAACGTCGTGTTATTTTAGTACTTgtaag TTTGGCTTCGGGGTATAAGATAGTTTGTCCGACTTCTGGCAATTGTAGTGATATCAGTCTGGAAAATTATTTAGAAGTAGATGAATCTTTAGGGAAGGTCAAACCTCTCTGGGAGCACGAATATAATGCAGCTTCATCATGTGAACAAGCTTCATCATCTACG GTGAAAGTAAATGTCTTAGCTGGTGTCATTCTTCCACTTTGGACTGCAATCGAAAAGGCTGTGCAG GTCGAACAAAATCAGAAGAGGTTATGCATTGTTcgttgtaataataaaaaatttgctGGGCTTCTCTTACCTAATGCAGCAATAGCTGAAACTGTGCTTAAAG ATTACCCCCCATAG